aaatcaaTAAAGGTATTTGCAGACGTCAATAACtgtgtattaatatttgtcaacaatttaaatatcataataaaatttcatcGTATAAGCAAAAgttttattagattttcaaataatacaataataattgatttaaaaaaaaattcaaatctaatctaactgtttggccaaaatgtaaaattttgagcgattctaactcagagagttctttaCCGTCTTGAGTtacaattcatttattttggTAGATATCCCATTccgcattccactaagcgatTTTTGCATATTCTAAAAGATGTGGAAAAAAATGTGTTCTGCATACTCAGAAATCCTGAAATCGTCCTTTTATCCTGGTACATataatcccaataagcatttttcgtGGGACATAAAATCTCAATCAGTGTTACTGATGGCTgattcgaaataaaaaaaaataatatttatttgtatatttacagCCTTTAATAAATGTAATTAGGGATTTAATTTGTGGAATGGTCCATAACATTTGTAAAACAAAGCGTTGTTGCAGCCTGAGCATGTTATCTTTGTACTCTTTTCAATACCAAGTGAATACCAGAttctttatatgttttttttggttgaaatcggaaTCCAAACGAAAAAAtagaatcgttttaaaaatttaatatacacgATGTGACCTACTTTGGGATTCCCTGGGAGCACTCCTGGTGGGTTCATTAGGTCCAAACTCAAAACTTTAACTCGACaagacttcctctttgcgcacgTCATCCATCATTAAaattggactaagggtttagcagttacagatttatttccaatttcaatgaaatttcacatgcgcaaaaaGGAAGTGTATTTGAGTTTAAGATTtcaatttggacctcatgagcccaccaggagcgggaccagaggtctccaaagtaggacacctcggatattttcaattttaaaaattatcctatttcttcgtttgtgttcccatttaaaaaaaattacacacatagaaTATTCTtgccgagcactacataaaaccatcgtagctatcaattatatcgtatagcttaggagatattcacatttgaaaattaatttttcaacatttttacccaccctactccagttttttgatgaccgcggttccaaatatttcccgattttccatttttcatttgtaggattaacaacagatgtataaatcaaataaagaaagaattgtttaataatcatgactgaatccaaagttacatgcatttgaatttaaacaattttaaaaaggcgatttttctcaatttttttgggaaaaaagtacttttattctttttaagttatctaaaaaatttctaagaggatgtatgaTGAATTTTTACTGTTTGAAacctaactttacatcaaatattttaaatgaaaaaaatttataatttttgataccgaggggaccaggtccattcaaaaaacgcctattttttatataaaattcaactttagggcaaaaattctcaaatcgcatagtcgatatcaaaatatagtaacctattttagatggcccaatatgttcttaattattttgtaaagggttccgatgacaccgcccctggtatggatattataggcaaaaaacgaaaaaatccaaGACTTTTTTGGGTATTGCGGAAtactgataacaaatttcaaaacttgtttttattttttcattttaaatagaaaaatctacataactgtgaaatttcattaaaaatattcataaataaaaatttatatctatgcaaaaactcaataaaaagtattttttgtcatatttttcaaaaaagtattccatgaatttttttaattgtcaaaagatatatacatttttaaaaagtaggcaaaatcctctatccattgatataaaacatgtctaccttatgttttttacgtggcaaataaattagggaaaacttaacaactcgcagataatttacctaacatagaaattcataaaaaaataaataaataaacataaataactattgacctaaaagtgataatttacatatgtatatattttttgtaaatcttctctagaactatttatattttagatattagctcattcggatcataaatagattttttgtgatttttttaaaaaatgtgagacccaaggtggcgtttAATCTTgcgaattaagcgtaaagagcttaatttacaactttggtatctttggtgacccccactgaaattttatataaaataaaattccataatataactctgaccataagaattctctcagatattaacatacaacatttttttcagttagtatactgctcccttcgatcaaaaaatgaaaactttgacccactgtaaaaaaaaattcaaaccagctggactataagtttattatacaaaaatgctactcaacatgccctttcagaattatagggtcgctattctgttccaaaaatgctgttggacagtgtattTAGTATAGATGTCTTCATGAccacataaaatttaattttctccagaatttctaaattcgctttagtatgatttttatatagtttaaaatttcacatttttttaataacgttAATATTGCTTCGTATATTTAACAGTTAATCCAATAGAACCGATTTTATGCAGCGTTTAGAAGTCAACAACATTCTtaactacaaaaaatatttaaattttattgcaaaaaaatctttattgaaCAGTAATTAATgccaattgaattttaaaacggAAATACATTTTTCACTCTCAATATTAAAAGTCCATTTTCATAGCAAATTAAAGCCTAATAACTGACATCTATATTCAATAGGTAACATTTAGCTGGGatatttttccaataaaaataataataaataaaatactaaaaccaAAGTGCATTTTGTTTGCACATGAAGAATATTAATTGAAACCTTTTTagaattgataattttatttgaaaagattgcacacatatttatttgtttgtttgtttatttaattatttattgtatttcagTTTCTATCATTGCAATGCGAATCTTATCCAGCAACATCAACAGATGCCACAACCCACATCGTTAGCTATGTACATCAACGCAAACTCCAGCAACAGCAAAAGGGGCCAAAACACAATGAATTTGAAGAATTTGATTTTGAGAATTTTCGTTCAAACTTAACCACCAAGGATTTGCCCGAAATGCGGGGAGCTTTACAACAACTCTTTGGACGATTCGTTGAGAATTTCGAAACGAATCTAGAACAATTGGACAATGTTGTACCCAGAAATGAAAATTATGAAGAGAGTATAAAAGATAATGAAATTGCTGATGACCAAGCTAGCGATGATTTAATGGATGATCAAATGAACACTTTGGAAAATGGTTTTGGAGACAATGAACAACACGAGTCTCCTAAGAATGAGACCATGTGGCAACGTTCTAAACAGAGTATACCCGTTTTAGAATCTGTTCGTCATTTAGTGAACAGTGTACGTGATGGCCATCTCAATCACACCGAACATGTTCAACGCCATCGTACTCTACTGAGTGAAATGCAACCCATGAACGAGCAGAACACATCGATGGCCATTGAGACTGAAGAGGAACGTGAGATGATTAATGGAAGTTCCGATTTACAATTTCTGGAAGTTTTAGGTTCTATAGGCAGTAAATTATGGGGCTTTCTATCAACTATAAGACAAGTTTTTGCTGCCAGTGCGGGCAGTGCTAGTGCTGCTCTATCGGGTTCGAGTTCATCAAGTAGTTCTTAATTTTCCAAAACGGAAATTTTGATTCATATTCATGTTAAATTTAAAGTGCTCTTAAATGGTTTGAGAGAGCTTTAAAACTGTGAttaaccattttaaaatattaatttagttattaagcGACATTATtcgatacatttataaatatgataaaattaataaaatacgaataaaagtaataatataaattaatttgattGTATTGGAGATatcaaatttgttatttattccgATGTTCACTACGGCATATTACTTTTGAATAAAACGGTTATTAAATTGTAGCTCTACTTTTTCATtttcacattttaaaatatacatatctatctatatacatatgtatgtatataaaaatggtgTAAAAAATGAATAGTAATTCATAAAATGAGAACGTCTCGGCCGATTTCTGTAAAATGTTTTGTCAGTTGTTCGTATTTTCGAGGAGAATGTTTTTACGgaagaaaattttggaaaatgccTCCGGAAAAgtcggaaaattggaaaaatcgaaaatcgagtttttgtatgaaattatgaaattataattcCTT
The nucleotide sequence above comes from Calliphora vicina chromosome 1, idCalVici1.1, whole genome shotgun sequence. Encoded proteins:
- the LOC135948970 gene encoding uncharacterized protein LOC135948970 → MTSNMLRIIWCFSLLIVLNFLSLQCESYPATSTDATTHIVSYVHQRKLQQQQKGPKHNEFEEFDFENFRSNLTTKDLPEMRGALQQLFGRFVENFETNLEQLDNVVPRNENYEESIKDNEIADDQASDDLMDDQMNTLENGFGDNEQHESPKNETMWQRSKQSIPVLESVRHLVNSVRDGHLNHTEHVQRHRTLLSEMQPMNEQNTSMAIETEEEREMINGSSDLQFLEVLGSIGSKLWGFLSTIRQVFAASAGSASAALSGSSSSSSS